agagacgctcagtagctcggtacgggcttttgtcaaagtttcgagaacataccttcaccgaggagtcaagcagtatattgctccctcctacgtatatctcgcgaagagaccatgaggataaaatcagagagattggccggccgaagtggccgtgcggttaaaggcgctgcagtctggaaccgcaagaccgctacggtcgcaggttcgaatcctgcctcgggcatggatgtttgtgatgtccttaggttagttaggtttaactagttctaagttgtaggggactagtgacctcagcagttgagtcccatagtgctcagagccatttgacccatttttgatcagagagattagagcccacacagaggcataccaacaatccttctttccacgaacaatacgagactagaatacactcctggaaatggaaaaaagaacacattgacaccggtgtgtcagacccaccatacttgctccggacactgcgagagggctgtacaagcaatgatcacacgcacggcacagcggacacaccaggaaccgcggtgttggccgtcaaatggcgctagccgcgcagcatttgtgcaccgccgccgtcagtgtcagccagtttgccgtggcatacggagctccatcgcagtctttaacactggtagcatgccgcgacagcgtggacgtgaaccgtatgtgcagttgacggactttgagcgagggcgtatagtgggcatgcgggaggccgggtggacgtaccgccgaattgctcaacacgtggggcatgaggtctccacagtacatcgatgttgtcgccagtggtcggcggaaggtgcatgtgcccgttgacctgggaccggaccgcagcgacgcacggatgcacgccaagaccgtaggatcctacgcagtgccgtaggggaccgcaccgccacttcccagcaaattagggacactgttgctcctggggtatcagcgaggaccattcgcaaccgtctccatgaagctgggctacggtcctgcacaccgttaggccgtcttccgctcacgccccaagatcgtgcagcccgcctccagtggtgtcgcaacaggcgtgaatggagggacgaatggagacgtgtggtcttcagcgatgagagtcgcttctgccttggtgccaatgatggtcgtatgcgtgtttggcaccgtgcaggttagtgccacaatcaggactgcatacgaccgaggcacacggggccaacacccggcatcatggtgtggggagcgatatcctacactggccgtacaccactggtgatcgtcgaggggacactgaatagtgcacggtacatccaaaccgtcatcgaacccatcgttctaccattcctagaccggcaagggaacttgctgttccaacaggacaatgcacgtccgcatgtatcccgtgccacccaacgtgctctagaaggtgtaagtcaactaccctggccagcaagatctccggatctgtcccccattgagcatgtttgggactggatgaagcgtcgtcccacgcggtctgcacgtccagcacgaacgctggcccaactgaggcgccaggtggaaatggcatggcaagccgttccacaggactacatccagcatctctacgatcgtctccatgggagaatagcagcctgcattgctgcgaaaggtggatatacactgtactagtgccgacattgtgaatgctctgttgcctgtgtctatgtgccagtggttctgtcagtgtgatcatgtgatgtatctgaccccaggaatgtgtcaataaagtttccccttcctgggacaatgaattcacagtgttcttatttcaatttccaggagtgtagaagggagaaccgatagaggtattcaaggtaccctccgccacacaccgtcaggtggcttgcggagtatggatgtagatgtagatgtagacgtacaggCCATCTTCTGAGGTGGTTGCTAGACCAGGGGATGGGCTGTGGCAGCCTGTTGGATCCCACAAGTGATGTGGACCACTGTCTcctttttgttcaaaaatagcctgtcaaTTGCAATGCAGCCAATTTGGCCTTTGAATTGTTCATCTTCGTGGTCTCCCGTTTTCCACCGTCCGAGTCAATAGACATCCGTATTGGAAAGTGCTCACTAGAATGTAGATCTGAAGCCATTTCCCACTGAACCAAGCCTGCAGTAGATAGGGAGCAAAAACAATGGTCACTGGGTGGAAAAGACCCTACAGCTGTGGAAAAGTCTGTCATCTGACGCAAGTTCAAAAGGCAGATATTCTCATAATATACGACTCCCTCAACTCGACCCCTGGAACAAGTGTTAGCCGTGCCCCACAGCAAACTGTGTTCACTGAAGTCCTCCCCACAAGGAGGAATGTGTGTGGGAGTGCCTGGAAGCATTGTGTCAATGCGTCTGCATCCAAAGGAGCACGAGGTGGAATATACGAAGAATACACTGTGATTTTAAATGGCACTAGAACAGTCGTAGCAACTGCCTGTGTggccatttgtttgttttgttttgttttagggcacaaaaacaactaaggtcatacacACCCACGTTATAACCGTAGaacacaaacatgaaaaaggaggtAAAAGGAGTTAAAAAGCAACTACACATTAAGCCCAGTTGACAGAAGGAAATACAGCTAAAACCGGggacttcctcttggagaaagaTCCATAAAATACACTCCAGAGACAAGGGAGTTCCTGAACTGAGGGGAATATCCATCATACTGCTGTGACAagtaaaaagtaaaacacagtcaaCAGCCCGTGCGTCGTTCACTAAAACGGCCAATAACTCGTACGCcaaatgtaaattaaaatgtaaatggTTAAAAGAAATTGCATTTCGTCAGGAAATGGTGAACTGTTAAAGTCTGATGACAATgaacacaaagtggtgggggatcaccacttaccaaatggcgatggctaaaaagatgaTGCCCAATATACAGCCTAGCTAAAATGATGTGGTGATGCCAAAATGACAGTCTGCTGTCAGGTGGCAACACAGATCATTGAAAGGAATGGAAGAAGCAGCGTGCCGAGATATgaggactgcagtcttggcagcagtgtcagtggcCTCGTTTCCCCTTTACACCGACACGACCGGGAACCCACGAACATCACAGTGGTTCCataaagagtgagcaagtgaaagctttcctggaTCTGTTGCTCTAAGGGAGGGACAGtgcacagcacacagaggctctgaaggacaGAGAGCCAGAGCAAATGACAACTGAAAAGCCCGTGTCACTAGATGTACTGCGAGGcccgatacagggcgaagagctccacTGCAAATACttagcagtgttccagaagctgaCACCAAAAATCGTGAGTGTCAATGACACAGTCGCACTagacaccacagtcagtccgagagccgtcAGTGTACAGAAAGGTACTATTGTGAATTTCTGGGCGAAGTTCGAGAAAATTATGGCGATAGTGCAAGTTTGGAGTAGTgttcttaggaagcgaatgaagtcgGAGGTGAATGTGGGCCACAGCATAAAGCCAAAGTGGTGAAAGGTTTGCACTCACTGGGAAAGTGGCAgggagcgtgaagttaagctgccagagcaatagCCAAAAGCCGACTGCAGGAGGTAACATAGAAGAAGGGTACGCCCCATACCGGCAGTCGAAGGAGTCACTGAAGAAAGACACACGGGATGGGTGACCAGACATAGCAGACAAATGTCGtgtgtatctgctgaggagaacacCATGTTGGTATTGcagcagtagttcagcagcttGTACATACAGACTCTCAAATGGGCTAGTGTAGAAGGCgctagtggccaaacggatgccacgatggtggattgtaTTTAGATGGCATCTGTTATCGAGCCACTCCACCTAAAGCCTATCTCTAGTAATATTGTTCTTCCCTGTGGGGGTGCTAACCCCTTAATGCAGGTGTGTCTGTGACTTTAAAATaagtttcttgtaagcagatgcagtgTGGTTTCTCTTGGATcaggagctgtaattcttccaaatgttATCAGCATCCATTCAAAGTCCACTGCAACACAGACATTCCTGTGGGAGCCATCGATTAGCAATGGTCGGTCTTGTCTTTCTCCCTCAAAGGAAGCGATTTATCCTGGAGGTCGGGGGAATGTTAGCTAATGCCTGGCTCTCGTTCCTCCAAGTGGGAAACCAAATCCTCAGAAGTAAAGTCTCCATCTGACAGGGACAGCACTCACTGATCCTAAAGTTTAGCTGCCACATTGACTTTTTGAGGGACTTTTTCCTTATTTATGGGACGAGTTGATTGCTTGGGTTGAGGGGATGGCTTTGAAGGCTTCTGACGGGGGCAGCAGTATGTGGCTTAGGTTGTAAGCCTATCACCAGCAGCTTCTGAATGATTTCTGGTTCGAGTTTATCATGAGCTGCTAGGGAAAGAAATGTCAACCCATGCAGAGTCCTGCATGCCTGAGCAAGTCTTacacaactggggggggggggggggggcagcaggtgCCACAGAGGTTGCCCACTAGAGACTTACTTCACCAGCCAGTCACCTTATCAGCACATAGTACACTGAGGTCAAGGGGCTTCTTATAGAGGTGTGTACCTTCCTCGTAGCCCAGGCGGTGAAGCCAAGGCACCTGTTCTCCGAAACAAACAACATTCCACCACCGCACCACACGGTGGTCACTGAAGCGTGCCTGAAGCTTATGGTACCAGTTGACTGGCAGTGCATAGCAGTCCCTAGCCCCCAGTTCAGGAACCTGGGGTTAGCAAGCCTGTATTTAGCAAATGAATGTTGAGCCCCAAGGAGGGAGGAGGGTGGAAGGATACTGAAGCTCTTGCAAACAGTTCAGCATGAACCAATGCATGAATACAAACACTACCATGAAGGAAGAGAGACCAAACAGTTTTTCATCTTTGGCAGCTCAGTGGACTCCAGAGCTCAACCCACACCTGGATGAAGGGAGCAGGTGTTCCCAATGAAAAGATTTAGCGCTCCTGACATTCCTTCTTACTGTGTTTTATTAGATAGTGTGCCATAGCATGAAGCCGCTTAAAAATTAGGGGGGTAGACTGTGATGGATGCCATTGTCCTGAAAGAGCTGTTGCTAATTTTTTGGTCCACTATGGTACCAGACAGTGGCAGAAGGGGCCTGTAGGAAGGGGAATAGCAGTACCAGCTGCGTTTGTGACCACATCGTGTGTGTCACCCACAACCTAGTTAATGCAATCTGACTGAGGGGCAAGGTGACAGCAGAGGTATACAACTGTGAGCTGACCATTGGAAGAGCCCAACATTGTAACTGGTCTCTGCTTGTGACCCTATCAGATTTTTGCAGACTACAGTAAGTATTCCTTTGACCTGAACATAATTGTCCTAGATGATTATTCTAGAAGATGGCAGAAAGTGACATACAAATAAGGTGGAATTGGTACCTATATGTGAAAAAATTATGTTTGGTGATCTTAAGGGTTAATCTGTCCCTGTGTAGCGACTGCATATTGTTTAACTACTGTCTTAGACAAACAAAAGGAAATATTACAACTCCCTGAAGGATTCCATACAGTCTGCAATTGTCATTTCATGTTAAATACTTCAAAATGGCACACTGacattaacaacaacaataattttactGTCACTATGCCAAGTTTTGGGCAGTGTGAGTCATTCAAAAATTCGTAGCAACTGCCGATCCAAGATAAAAGGAAATTCAATTTTTAGGAGCAACTGTCAGAATTAAAGTTCTTAAAACTTCACATATGTTACTACAGATAACTGAGTAAACATCCTGaatatcaaaatacaagaaaaagtgttttttttggtggggggaaaaggggggggggggggggaaggcatccTTTAAATTCTTCATTGAGTGCACCAGCGGCATGCAAAATACTTGATACTCTTTTGTCATTAAGAGGGCAGTTCTGTCATTGCATTAATGGAAACCACATCGTGTATCAGCGATTTCTCCCCTGCTACAAACTGCTACTACTGTTTTACAGTGAAGTGAACAATTTAAGaatcacatacatacatacttaataAACTAACAGACATCTACAAATGTTACAATACTTACATTAATCTGAGTGTTGTCCCAAGCCCTTCGCACTTCTTGATTCTCATGGTACCTCCTAATTGAACTTTCCATTTCTTTGTACATTGTAGTTTTAACTTTTTCACGGAAAACATATCCTAGAATTCCTCCAATAAGCATTGTAATGAATATCAGGAACACTATAATGAAGTACTGAAAAGATTAACAGAATTAGCTAAAAATTATAGCCTTTAGTTCCCAGtcatagaaagaaaaataaattggtaaCACATGAATTTatgcaaaaataataattttaataaaatgacaTACCATGAGCAACATGCAACGGACTTCCTTTACCGCTCCAAGACAGCCAAGAAATGCTATTAAGGACACAATAGCACCAGTTACTATTAGTATATAGACAGCTCCCATGAACAAATCAGTTCCGAGAAGCTCATTaacataggatttgtcaaccagtGTCCATATTCCAATTCCCAAAACAACCAAACCACCAATCTGGGAAGAGACAACAACCAAACCACCAATCTGGGAAGAGACAAGAATAAAACATATAAACTGGCCAAATAAACACTGtaattttctcaaatattttcatTATGCTAACTTTTGCAATTAACCTGTTGCACTTTAGCAAGGAATGTAACTTTCTTCCATTGCATTTTTAGAGCTAGTATACTACATGTTGCAATAAATTAATACAATTCCGTATTTCACTGCCTGTTTACTGTCTCATTTAGCAGCAGAATATGAAACTAAgcagaatttattttcaaaatgaaactTTGGAAGACAATGGACATTCTCATGAAACTGTTGGGTAAATGGAGAGTGTTTGAGGAAAATTTCTCCAGTTTGTTGGCACCACAGTACCTTTGTGTCAGAACCTAGAGTGTGTGAAACTGGGGAAACGCTGTGCCCATGTCTTTAAGCACTGTTAGATAGGTGCCTGTTGTAAGGAACTCCTTAAACTACTAATGTTATCTGGAAGTTAAAGTTTGAATATTAAATCTGCTGCTGTTTTACTTTTCCCATGTTGGAACTCCATTTAGTTATGTTGTTTGCTACATATTAATTTAAAAATgagtgtcaaatgttcaaatgtaggtATCAACCAAAAATGTTCCCAATTGTGTAAGAATTCTATTGAGAAAAGGGCTGTTACTGGCATGTTTAGTTTCTCCGGTGATCAGAATATTTTCAGCATTAAGTACTAGAGCCAATGAAATAGCCTTGAAATTTAtcactttcacatatttcattattaacATATGGGCAGTAAATGTAAAATCTGTAATTTCTATTGATCATAAAAAAATTGCAACCTGTTGTATTTTGtagttatatatataatttttcactGTGTAGTTTAGCTGCCTTCCACAGAAAACTATGTAGTTAGCAACTGTGGCCAGTCACCAACATTTAAAAACTTAAGGGCTGATTAACAGGTGACTTAATTCTGTCACATTCACATAATTCAAAAGGAGGTTCCAGTTAACCATTTCCAGACCAATAATGCAAACAAAGATATTGAGCCTCCAAACATGTTAGTGATCACCTCATTTTCATTATCACTGCACCATTTCAGTCACCATCACAGTTTAAAATGTTGGATAATTGACAGCTGGCATGACAAATTTAACAGCCATGACAGTATAGTTTCATTTTGTTAGACTgcatttttatttcatctgttattcACTCTTGTCTACTAATAAAGTCTTCACAGTGTGTGAAGGGTTCCAGACACCGGACTGGTCTGTTCAATGTGACAGTGACTAACTTCATACACTCTCTGCAATGAGTATATCAtaactaatgaaaatttgtgcgaaACTGACTCAGTCCCAAATTTCCAACTTTTTGCAAGCAATCAGTTTCTACCATTAGGCTCCTTCCAGGTACTCTAGAATCACCTTGTCACTGTTTCATCCCATTACTTCTGAATGAAAACACAAGATAGGCAATCACTGCATACTCTGCCTCAAGGGCCATACCTCAGTCAAACTGAATTTACTAACAAAATTGATGAAAAGTAGTGGGGATGAAATTGATGACAAGAAATGAAACCAGTGAAGTAATGCTGCCAAGTCCCAGCCAGGCACAAAGTTTCATTAATCATGACATATTGATTATTACAGAGTTCAGCACTTTGAAGAATTACTTCAGTATTATGTCATTGCAGCTTTGAGTGATGTTCCCATTACCTCAATCCATTTTTTGTAAGTGAATTAAGTTTCCATGATAAACCATCAGTATTAGGATTTTAAGCCATTTGTTTCATATATAATTTGTATAATCTCTCCTGGCATTGGTAACTGGCATGAGTGCACACCCACACCCTGAATGAGAGAATTTTGAGTGGGCAAACATTAAATATGGTGTCCCATAAGGTTTGCTCCTTTGTCCATTTCTGATCCTAGCCAACAAATTTTTTTACCTGTGAAACTAGAAAACTATTCAAAAACTCATGTTTCCATCAGAGAATAGTGGACAAGTCTCCTGTCATGTAATTCTAAAGGAATCAA
This genomic interval from Schistocerca cancellata isolate TAMUIC-IGC-003103 chromosome 3, iqSchCanc2.1, whole genome shotgun sequence contains the following:
- the LOC126176791 gene encoding CD151 antigen produces the protein MGFGREMDGCGQCMKYSMFVANFIIFIGGLVVLGIGIWTLVDKSYVNELLGTDLFMGAVYILIVTGAIVSLIAFLGCLGAVKEVRCMLLMYFIIVFLIFITMLIGGILGYVFREKVKTTMYKEMESSIRRYHENQEVRRAWDNTQINLKCCGIQDHSSWGDELPNSCCKVKTSTFCNPWESGCLEKAEKFVQDHATVIGGAGIGVACIMLLGMIFSCALFMMIE